In Oncorhynchus mykiss isolate Arlee chromosome 1, USDA_OmykA_1.1, whole genome shotgun sequence, the following proteins share a genomic window:
- the LOC110526417 gene encoding tripartite motif-containing protein 35-like: MESKPSLPEEDLCCTVCCDIFRDPVFLSCTHSVCKACLKEFWKQKGSRECPMCRKRLSMDNPPCNLALKNLCDAYLQEKGQRYSAGPDVHCSLHSEKLKLFCLDDKQSICVVCRDSKNHKKHDCIPIDEAALDHKEEVKMALKPLKDMLEVLNEVKLTCDQTAEHIKTQAQHTEKQIKEEFGKLHQFLQDEEEARIAALRKEEKQKSQTMTKKIEEMSREISSLSDTIRAIEKELGADDISFLQNFKATVKKAKCTLSNPEKISGSLIHVAKYLGNLQFRVWEKMQEIVPSASHPVRGSDECDIHQRRCHISVCKQCKK; encoded by the coding sequence ATGGAATCTAAACCTTCCCTCCCAGAGGAGGATCTCTGCTGTACTGTATGCTGTGACATCTTCAGGGATCCCGTTTTCCTGTCATGTACCCACAGCGTCTGCAAAGCCTGTCTGAAGGAATTCTGGAAACAGAAGGGATCTCGAGAATGTCCAATGTGCCGGAAAAGATTGTCAATGGATAACCCCCCATGTAACCTAGCTTTAAAGAACCTGTGTGATGCCTACTTACAGGAGAAAGGTCAGAGATATTCAGCAGGGCCAGATGTGCATTGCAGTCTGCACAGTGAGAAACTCAAACTGTTCTGTCTGGATGATAAGCAGTCAATTTGTGTAGTGTGCCGGGATTCAAAGAACCATAAAAAGCATGACTGCATCCCCATAGATGAAGCTGCACTGGATCATAAGGAGGAAGTTAAGATGGCACTGAAGCCCCTAAAGGATATGCTGGAGGTCTTAAATGAAGTTAAACTGACCTGTGATCAAACAGCAGAGCACATTAAGACACAGGCCCAGCACACAGAGAAGCAGATTAAGGAGGAGTTTGGGAAGCTTCACCAGTTTCTACAGGATGAAGAGGAAGCCAGGATTGCTGCACTGAGGAAGGAAGAGAAGCAAAAGAGTCAGACGATGACAAAAAAGATTGAAGAGATGAGCAGGGAGATATCATCACTTTCGGACACAATCAGAGCCATAGAGAAAGAGCTGGGAGCCGACGATATCTCGTTCCTGCAGAATTTCAAGGCCACAGTCAAAAAAGCAAAGTGCACCCTGTCAAATCCGGAGAAGATTTCAGGATCACTGATCCACGTGGCAAAGTACCTAGGCAACCTGCAGTTCAGAGTCTGGGAGAAGATGCAGGAAATAGTTCCATCCGCATCTCATCCTGTCCGAGGATCTGATGAGTGTGACATACACCAAAGACgctgtcacatatcagtttgcaaacaatgtaaaaaataa